The following coding sequences are from one Lysinibacillus sp. FSL W8-0992 window:
- a CDS encoding DUF4870 domain-containing protein: protein MENPKILSAFSYLSIFFAPFIVPLIVYFVSKDSDVKRHSIKALISHLIPFVFGIIFFIVFIFSTMSLNTFDPSSNGNTFIIIWFVSFGIYLLVSLGIVIWNIVQAVRVIR from the coding sequence ATGGAGAATCCAAAAATTTTATCTGCCTTTAGTTATCTCAGTATTTTTTTTGCACCATTTATCGTTCCGTTAATCGTTTATTTCGTGTCAAAAGATAGCGATGTCAAGAGACACTCCATCAAAGCACTTATTTCTCATTTAATACCGTTTGTCTTTGGTATCATTTTCTTTATCGTCTTTATATTTTCTACTATGTCATTAAACACGTTTGATCCTTCGTCTAATGGGAATACATTTATTATCATATGGTTTGTATCTTTTGGTATTTATTTACTCGTTTCATTAGGCATTGTCATTTGGAATATTGTCCAAGCTGTACGAGTTATTCGTTAA
- the thiT gene encoding energy-coupled thiamine transporter ThiT codes for MDKKRLLMLVEIAIFAAVGLVLDQVSFKVWAQGGSVSLVMVPIILIAFRWGLLSGLTTGLLIGVMQTMFGAYIVHWLQGLLDYGVAFTVVGLAAIVREPVLKAATALNKKKMAVYIVIGTLLAGFLRYLAHTFAGAVFFAEYAGEQNAWIYSIIYNGTYMLPATILTAIVAVLLFTAAPQLMQRKS; via the coding sequence ATGGACAAAAAAAGATTACTCATGCTGGTGGAAATTGCAATTTTCGCAGCGGTAGGACTTGTACTCGATCAAGTTTCCTTTAAAGTATGGGCACAAGGTGGCTCGGTAAGCTTAGTAATGGTACCAATCATCTTAATAGCATTTCGTTGGGGTCTCTTGTCAGGGCTCACAACCGGGCTATTGATTGGTGTTATGCAAACAATGTTTGGTGCTTATATTGTGCACTGGCTTCAAGGATTACTAGATTACGGGGTAGCCTTTACCGTAGTAGGTTTAGCGGCAATCGTTCGTGAACCTGTATTAAAAGCGGCAACAGCTTTAAATAAAAAGAAAATGGCCGTTTATATTGTCATTGGTACGTTGTTAGCTGGATTCCTACGTTATCTTGCGCACACATTTGCAGGTGCAGTATTCTTTGCAGAGTATGCAGGCGAGCAAAACGCATGGATTTATTCAATCATTTACAATGGAACATACATGCTTCCAGCAACAATTTTAACAGCCATTGTTGCTGTGCTATTATTTACAGCTGCGCCACAATTAATGCAGCGAAAATCTTAA
- the map gene encoding type I methionyl aminopeptidase has protein sequence MIVKTQEEIEAFKKIGRICAEIREAMKEATKPGVTTLELDEIAGRMFAEAGAISGPKGEYDFPGYTCISVNEEVAHGIPGQRVIQEGDIVNIDVSGSLNGYFADTGISFVVGEGYEDKEKLCHVAKSAFDRAMTKVKAGSKLNQIGKAVEREAYANDLTVIMNLTGHGLGRSLHDEPNHILNYYDAWDSTIMKEGMVLAVEPFISAKAEHIVEAGDGWTFITPDKSLVAQIEHSIIVTKDKPIILTSLDEA, from the coding sequence ATGATTGTAAAAACGCAAGAAGAAATTGAAGCCTTTAAAAAAATTGGTCGCATTTGTGCAGAAATTCGTGAGGCAATGAAGGAAGCTACAAAACCGGGTGTGACAACACTTGAATTAGATGAAATTGCAGGCCGCATGTTTGCTGAAGCAGGAGCTATTTCTGGTCCTAAAGGAGAATATGATTTCCCAGGATACACTTGTATTAGTGTCAATGAGGAAGTTGCCCATGGTATTCCAGGACAACGTGTTATACAAGAAGGGGATATTGTAAATATTGACGTATCCGGTTCACTAAATGGCTATTTTGCAGATACAGGTATTTCATTTGTAGTAGGGGAAGGTTACGAGGATAAAGAAAAACTTTGTCACGTAGCAAAAAGTGCCTTTGATCGCGCTATGACAAAAGTAAAAGCAGGTTCTAAATTAAACCAAATTGGGAAAGCTGTAGAGCGTGAAGCTTATGCAAATGATTTAACTGTTATTATGAATTTAACAGGTCATGGATTAGGTCGTTCATTACATGATGAGCCAAACCATATTTTAAATTATTACGATGCTTGGGATTCAACAATTATGAAAGAAGGTATGGTGCTAGCAGTTGAGCCGTTTATTTCTGCGAAAGCAGAACATATCGTTGAAGCTGGTGATGGCTGGACATTTATTACACCTGACAAATCATTAGTTGCCCAAATTGAGCATTCAATTATTGTTACAAAAGATAAACCAATCATTTTAACTTCATTAGATGAAGCATAA
- a CDS encoding polyphosphate kinase 2 family protein: MAQNLKNLDLSIELDKKLYKKKLKVLQYEMLNAQQFLLNNKIGLILVFEGMDAAGKGGAIKRLIERVDPRGYIVHPISAPQPHELRYNYLQRFWRKLPQHGQIAIFDRSWYGRVLVERIEGFAKKDEWSRAYEEINNFEKILTAGDYIIIKFWLHVSDEEQLKRFNERAQDPYKSWKLTDEDWRNREKTPEYIEAANEMFAKTDKKNAPWILVAGDDKKHARVQVLQETLAHIEREAQKRGLHLSNVLDKSHIEDAESSSIELQIHSKKQVKTSK, encoded by the coding sequence ATGGCTCAAAATCTTAAAAATCTTGACCTATCGATTGAACTAGATAAAAAATTATATAAAAAGAAATTAAAAGTACTTCAATACGAAATGTTAAATGCACAGCAATTTTTACTAAACAATAAAATCGGACTTATTTTAGTATTTGAAGGAATGGATGCAGCAGGTAAGGGTGGGGCCATTAAACGTCTAATTGAACGTGTAGACCCACGAGGTTACATAGTCCATCCAATTTCAGCTCCACAGCCTCACGAACTACGCTATAACTATTTGCAACGCTTTTGGAGAAAGTTACCGCAACATGGACAAATCGCTATATTCGATCGTTCTTGGTATGGAAGAGTGCTAGTAGAGCGTATTGAAGGATTTGCAAAAAAAGATGAATGGTCTCGTGCTTATGAAGAGATTAACAACTTTGAAAAGATATTAACTGCTGGAGACTACATTATTATAAAATTTTGGTTACATGTGTCAGATGAAGAGCAGTTAAAGCGTTTTAATGAGCGAGCGCAGGATCCGTATAAATCATGGAAGTTAACAGATGAAGACTGGAGAAATCGTGAGAAAACACCTGAGTATATAGAAGCGGCAAATGAAATGTTTGCAAAAACAGATAAGAAAAATGCTCCTTGGATTTTGGTGGCAGGAGACGATAAAAAACATGCACGAGTACAAGTGTTACAAGAAACACTTGCACATATTGAACGCGAGGCACAAAAAAGAGGTCTACATCTATCGAATGTTTTAGATAAGTCCCATATAGAAGACGCTGAATCATCAAGTATTGAATTACAAATACATTCTAAAAAACAAGTAAAAACAAGTAAATAA
- a CDS encoding GNAT family N-acetyltransferase: MVLKIWNLLRKKGGNVVSIQGGKCYVRTFQEKDAQSLMGLVSRNKYFWSTYEPLQRPEYYTVDAQYKKIQESLYLMNSKREYTFGIYELGTNNLIGHISLYAIKRLPYSSAFVGYAMDEIYVGKGIVSEAVELVVQFAFEQIGLHRVEAYVSTENNASIRVLEKSGFQREGLLRKLLYINGQWVDHYMYARLEPS; encoded by the coding sequence ATGGTGCTTAAAATTTGGAATTTATTAAGGAAAAAGGGTGGAAATGTGGTCTCGATTCAGGGGGGAAAATGCTACGTTCGCACATTCCAAGAAAAAGATGCACAAAGCTTAATGGGTCTTGTAAGTCGAAATAAATATTTTTGGTCTACATATGAGCCGTTACAGCGTCCTGAATACTATACAGTTGATGCTCAATATAAAAAAATTCAAGAAAGTTTATATTTAATGAACTCGAAGAGGGAATATACATTTGGTATATATGAGCTAGGTACAAATAATTTAATAGGGCACATTTCGTTGTACGCTATCAAACGTTTACCGTATTCAAGTGCATTTGTTGGCTACGCAATGGATGAAATCTATGTTGGAAAAGGGATTGTTTCAGAAGCTGTAGAATTAGTTGTCCAATTTGCCTTTGAACAAATAGGATTACACCGTGTGGAGGCTTATGTATCAACTGAAAATAACGCATCTATCCGCGTCTTAGAAAAATCAGGTTTTCAACGAGAAGGCTTGTTAAGAAAATTATTGTACATCAATGGCCAATGGGTAGATCACTATATGTATGCCCGCTTAGAGCCATCATGA
- a CDS encoding class I SAM-dependent methyltransferase: MQTYHSISAEVYNIDKPIGSSFGDVEYYSQRLSHVKGKILEPAVGTGRILIPLLEQGLAIEGFDLSEEMLAYCRDNLKMANKEANIFLANMETFQSEQQYEAIIIPAGTFLLIEDDDKAFQILTNFHHHLESNGRLIVDLFLQPDFSEGSSHYRTFTNNQGELITLQVTQSEVNYIKQTTTSHHRYDKWKDGKCIESEFEIFTLKWYGINEFKRLLMQIGFRDIVISADYCYQQYPTNRNQVITFEAVK; encoded by the coding sequence ATGCAAACTTATCATTCTATTTCAGCAGAAGTTTATAATATTGATAAACCAATTGGCAGTTCGTTTGGTGATGTTGAATACTATAGCCAAAGACTTTCACATGTGAAAGGAAAAATATTAGAGCCAGCTGTTGGAACGGGTCGTATTTTAATTCCATTACTTGAGCAAGGATTGGCAATTGAAGGTTTCGATCTTTCCGAAGAAATGTTAGCGTACTGCCGAGACAATTTAAAGATGGCAAATAAAGAAGCAAACATCTTTCTAGCCAATATGGAGACCTTTCAGTCAGAACAACAATATGAAGCAATTATTATCCCAGCAGGAACATTTTTATTAATTGAAGACGATGACAAGGCTTTTCAAATACTAACTAATTTTCACCATCATCTAGAATCAAATGGGCGATTAATAGTAGATTTATTTTTGCAACCTGATTTTAGTGAAGGGAGCTCACACTATCGAACGTTTACAAACAATCAAGGCGAATTAATTACATTACAAGTAACACAATCTGAAGTAAATTATATTAAACAAACAACTACTTCGCATCATCGCTACGATAAATGGAAAGATGGTAAATGTATCGAAAGCGAATTTGAAATTTTTACTTTGAAATGGTATGGAATCAATGAATTTAAAAGGCTTTTAATGCAAATTGGATTTAGAGATATCGTCATTTCAGCAGACTATTGCTATCAGCAATACCCAACAAATCGAAATCAAGTCATAACGTTTGAAGCTGTTAAATGA
- a CDS encoding helix-turn-helix domain-containing protein has translation MDEQIQFMIEWIEGKLKNQFSLNELSNFMGYSPYYCSFKFHQVTGISIRRYIHLRRLYLSTEDLAKNRKIIDIAFEYDYSSQEAYSRAFKTVFGISPKEYQLSKLPVQSIVKLTMNKDGEWYGMNINQKVEVERLQNTKSELFERDVLNILNGQIMYEEFKHNRLMGDSDYAPFNEAMCVNATTKQVFNKAFINKRADGHRNSVENYMQKVIAPLEGLFHKEYKCIVLWFGEDMFCQMNLLTILSYLEQSGYEGKVFLNSFREDEFKVNQTELSLGHYDAVYNEVLVNHNKATNEVLPVMYQAINIYLDMLNEDNAVVKFIAKNKDMPTTELLKQLFALFPTVGYGDTQYVELINKIK, from the coding sequence ATGGATGAACAGATACAATTTATGATTGAGTGGATTGAAGGTAAATTAAAAAATCAATTTTCATTAAATGAGCTTTCTAATTTCATGGGATACTCCCCTTATTATTGCTCTTTTAAATTTCACCAAGTAACAGGTATAAGTATTCGACGGTATATTCATCTTAGAAGGTTGTATTTATCTACAGAAGATTTGGCGAAAAACAGAAAGATAATTGACATCGCCTTTGAGTACGATTATTCCTCACAGGAAGCATATAGCAGAGCTTTTAAAACTGTTTTTGGTATTAGTCCGAAAGAATATCAACTTAGCAAGTTGCCTGTTCAGTCAATTGTTAAACTTACTATGAATAAAGACGGGGAATGGTATGGAATGAATATCAATCAAAAAGTTGAGGTAGAGCGGTTACAAAATACGAAAAGCGAATTATTTGAGAGGGACGTACTTAACATTTTGAACGGACAAATAATGTATGAGGAATTTAAGCATAATAGACTAATGGGGGATTCCGATTACGCTCCTTTTAATGAAGCTATGTGTGTAAACGCCACTACTAAACAAGTTTTTAATAAAGCATTTATAAACAAACGAGCTGACGGACATCGTAATTCTGTAGAGAATTATATGCAGAAGGTAATTGCACCATTAGAGGGTCTTTTTCACAAAGAGTATAAATGTATTGTTTTATGGTTTGGTGAAGACATGTTTTGTCAAATGAACCTTCTTACTATACTGTCTTATCTTGAACAGTCAGGCTATGAGGGGAAAGTGTTCTTAAATAGTTTCAGGGAGGATGAGTTTAAAGTTAATCAAACTGAACTTTCATTAGGACATTATGATGCTGTATACAACGAAGTATTGGTCAACCACAATAAGGCGACTAACGAAGTACTACCCGTAATGTATCAGGCAATCAACATATACTTAGATATGCTAAACGAAGATAATGCAGTAGTAAAATTTATTGCTAAAAATAAAGACATGCCAACAACAGAATTATTGAAGCAATTATTTGCTCTATTTCCGACAGTAGGCTATGGTGATACACAATACGTAGAGCTTATAAATAAAATTAAATAG
- a CDS encoding beta-class carbonic anhydrase: protein MTMLNDILKFNEDFVQEKKYEPFITTKYPDKRIVVLSCMDTRLVELLPKAMNLRNGDVKIVKSAGALVSHPFGAVMRSLLVAVYELQADEVYVVGHYDCGMSAVDPDAMLSKMVNRGIKPETIKMMEYSGIDLKDFLRGFGDVATSVKKSVDTIRNHPLMVQTVPVHGLVIDPNTGRLDLIDDGSK from the coding sequence ATGACAATGTTAAATGATATTTTAAAGTTTAATGAAGATTTCGTTCAAGAAAAAAAATATGAGCCTTTTATTACAACTAAGTACCCAGACAAGCGTATCGTTGTTTTATCTTGTATGGACACTCGCCTTGTAGAACTATTACCAAAAGCGATGAACTTAAGAAACGGCGACGTAAAAATTGTAAAAAGTGCTGGTGCTTTAGTAAGTCACCCATTTGGTGCAGTAATGCGTAGTTTACTTGTTGCTGTTTATGAACTACAAGCTGATGAGGTGTATGTAGTTGGACATTATGACTGTGGTATGAGCGCAGTTGATCCAGATGCAATGCTTAGCAAAATGGTTAACCGAGGTATTAAACCAGAAACTATTAAGATGATGGAATACTCGGGTATTGATTTAAAAGACTTTTTACGTGGTTTCGGCGACGTAGCGACTAGCGTTAAGAAAAGCGTTGATACGATTCGTAATCACCCCCTAATGGTACAAACTGTACCTGTTCATGGTTTAGTAATTGATCCGAATACTGGTCGACTTGATTTAATCGACGATGGTAGCAAATAA
- a CDS encoding aminopeptidase: protein MLLSFNTKLLRYAELAVKIGVNIQKNQYLYMSCSTDNLKLAEIITKIAYENGAKQVFVDLSDDRLVRTRYEKAPKDSFDFFPPWKIQEREWLAEQGAAFLSIVSQNPDLLKDIDHEKIMTFQKASGKALVNYYNMMQADKFSWTVIAAPSKPWAAKVFPHLPEEQQVDALWEAIFAATRTDQEYPVSAWEAHDLQLHNKADYLNGKQYKSLRYTAPGTDLTIELPEKHVWTGGSSVNTQGQTFMANMPTEEVFTAPLKTGANGYVSSTKPLSYGGNIIDNFKLTFKDGRIVDIKAEQGQEILASLVATDEGAHYLGEIALVPHQSPISQSGLLFYNTLFDENASNHLAIGNAYAFCIDGGKEMSSEELLKHGLNQSLTHVDFMIGSANMDIDGIAADGQIEPIFRNGNWAF from the coding sequence TTGTTATTATCATTTAACACAAAATTACTAAGATATGCCGAATTAGCTGTGAAAATAGGTGTAAATATCCAGAAAAATCAATACCTTTATATGAGTTGTTCGACGGATAACTTAAAATTAGCAGAAATAATTACTAAAATTGCCTATGAAAATGGTGCAAAACAGGTTTTTGTCGATTTATCGGATGATAGACTTGTTCGTACACGCTATGAAAAAGCTCCAAAAGACTCATTTGATTTCTTCCCACCATGGAAAATTCAAGAACGTGAATGGCTAGCTGAGCAAGGTGCTGCCTTTTTAAGTATCGTTTCACAAAATCCTGACCTTTTAAAGGATATAGATCACGAAAAAATTATGACTTTCCAAAAAGCCTCAGGTAAAGCACTTGTAAATTATTATAATATGATGCAGGCAGACAAATTTAGCTGGACAGTTATCGCTGCTCCTTCTAAACCTTGGGCAGCTAAAGTATTTCCACATCTACCAGAAGAACAACAAGTTGATGCATTATGGGAAGCAATTTTTGCAGCAACACGCACAGATCAAGAATATCCTGTAAGTGCATGGGAAGCACACGATTTACAGCTACATAACAAAGCTGACTACTTAAATGGGAAACAATATAAATCCCTTCGCTATACAGCTCCAGGAACAGACTTAACAATTGAATTACCAGAAAAACATGTATGGACAGGTGGTAGTAGTGTCAATACACAAGGACAGACATTTATGGCGAATATGCCAACTGAGGAAGTTTTCACAGCACCGCTAAAGACTGGTGCTAATGGCTATGTATCAAGTACGAAGCCTTTAAGCTATGGCGGAAATATAATTGATAACTTTAAATTAACTTTTAAAGATGGCCGTATTGTCGATATAAAGGCTGAACAGGGGCAAGAAATTTTAGCGTCGCTTGTAGCAACAGACGAAGGTGCTCATTACCTTGGGGAAATAGCACTTGTTCCACATCAATCACCTATCTCGCAATCAGGGTTATTATTTTACAATACATTATTCGATGAAAATGCTTCTAACCATTTAGCAATAGGTAATGCCTATGCATTTTGTATTGATGGCGGCAAAGAAATGTCTTCAGAGGAACTACTAAAACATGGTCTGAATCAAAGTTTAACGCATGTTGACTTTATGATTGGCTCAGCAAATATGGATATTGATGGCATTGCAGCTGATGGTCAAATTGAACCGATTTTCCGCAATGGTAACTGGGCCTTTTAA
- the motA gene encoding flagellar motor stator protein MotA, giving the protein MDLSSVVGVILAFIALLTGMVLKGVNLSAFYNPAAILIIIFGTISAVTIAFPMKELKRVPKLFKILFKETKLADDIEIIKMFSQWADLARREGLLALESKASEIEDPFLKNGLTLAIDGQNADYIRDVLTEEVEAMEDRHTSGAAIFTQAGTYAPTLGVLGAVVGLIAALADMNDIDKLGHAISAAFMATLLGIFTGYVLWHPFANKLKRKSAVEVKQKRMMIEGILSVLEGEAPRVIEQKLSSYLTMEERRQISGESGAGGLGKES; this is encoded by the coding sequence ATGGATTTATCGTCAGTAGTAGGGGTAATTTTAGCGTTTATCGCCCTGTTAACAGGGATGGTGTTAAAAGGTGTAAATTTAAGTGCCTTTTATAACCCAGCGGCTATTTTAATTATCATCTTCGGTACAATATCTGCTGTAACAATTGCCTTCCCAATGAAGGAATTAAAGCGGGTGCCAAAGCTGTTTAAAATTCTTTTTAAAGAAACAAAACTAGCGGATGATATTGAAATCATTAAGATGTTTTCACAATGGGCCGATTTAGCTCGACGTGAAGGTTTGTTAGCGTTAGAAAGTAAGGCTTCAGAAATTGAAGATCCATTTTTGAAAAACGGTCTTACATTAGCAATTGATGGTCAAAACGCAGATTATATTCGTGACGTATTAACGGAAGAAGTAGAGGCGATGGAAGACCGACATACAAGTGGCGCAGCCATTTTTACACAAGCAGGTACATATGCCCCGACATTAGGGGTACTCGGTGCGGTAGTAGGCTTAATCGCAGCGTTAGCAGATATGAACGATATTGATAAGTTAGGACATGCCATTTCAGCTGCTTTCATGGCAACATTATTAGGTATCTTTACAGGTTACGTATTATGGCATCCATTTGCTAACAAGTTAAAACGTAAATCAGCAGTTGAAGTGAAGCAAAAACGTATGATGATTGAAGGAATCCTTTCTGTATTAGAAGGAGAAGCTCCACGTGTAATTGAACAAAAATTATCTTCTTATTTAACGATGGAAGAGCGTCGTCAAATTTCGGGTGAAAGCGGGGCGGGCGGCCTTGGCAAAGAAAGCTAA
- the motB gene encoding flagellar motor protein MotB codes for MAKKAKKKKHEEHVDESWLVPYADILTLLLALFIVLFASSSVDQEKLDRMSAVFNQVFDGGTSFLEQPSPMPTPDANNDQTPQQPQQNSAYLKDQQELAEIKDSVDNFIAVNEMEGQFATEMTDEGLLVTIRDSILFDPGRATIKPEYNAIAKELAGVLVSDPARSIVITGHTDNVPQTGPEFASNWELSVMRAVNFLKILVDSNSNLDPVYFSAKGYGEYKAIAPNNTAEGRAKNRRVEVLIQPLVAEDGSVAKNTQ; via the coding sequence TTGGCAAAGAAAGCTAAGAAAAAGAAGCATGAAGAGCATGTTGATGAGTCTTGGTTAGTACCGTATGCAGATATTTTAACGTTATTACTAGCGTTATTTATCGTACTTTTTGCATCCAGTTCAGTTGACCAAGAAAAGTTAGATCGTATGTCAGCAGTATTTAATCAGGTTTTTGACGGTGGTACGAGCTTTTTAGAACAGCCATCGCCAATGCCAACGCCTGATGCAAATAATGACCAAACACCGCAACAGCCACAGCAAAACTCAGCGTATTTAAAGGATCAACAGGAGTTAGCTGAAATTAAAGATAGTGTAGATAATTTTATCGCAGTAAATGAGATGGAAGGTCAGTTCGCAACTGAAATGACTGATGAGGGATTGCTAGTAACAATTCGAGATAGCATCTTGTTCGACCCAGGGAGAGCAACTATTAAGCCTGAGTATAATGCAATAGCTAAGGAACTTGCAGGCGTATTAGTATCCGATCCTGCTCGTAGTATTGTCATTACTGGTCATACCGATAACGTGCCTCAAACAGGTCCTGAATTTGCTTCAAACTGGGAATTATCGGTTATGCGTGCAGTGAACTTCTTGAAAATTTTAGTGGATAGTAACTCAAATCTTGATCCGGTTTATTTTAGTGCAAAAGGATATGGTGAGTATAAAGCCATCGCACCAAATAATACGGCTGAAGGTCGCGCAAAAAATCGTCGTGTGGAAGTGTTAATTCAACCACTTGTTGCCGAAGACGGTTCTGTAGCGAAAAACACTCAGTAA
- a CDS encoding DUF1128 domain-containing protein yields MDLSVPSKENVIYMVDQMKDKLRMVNVDAMKSENFDEANYEDLVYLYEMVMKRDTFSPSEMQAIVAELGSLRK; encoded by the coding sequence ATGGATTTATCAGTACCGTCAAAAGAAAACGTTATTTATATGGTCGACCAAATGAAAGATAAGCTCCGCATGGTAAATGTAGATGCTATGAAATCTGAGAATTTTGATGAAGCAAATTATGAAGATTTAGTCTATCTGTACGAAATGGTTATGAAACGTGATACATTTAGCCCGAGTGAAATGCAGGCTATCGTTGCCGAATTAGGATCTTTACGTAAATAA
- a CDS encoding YtxH domain-containing protein encodes MGQSKLLASIVVGAAVGAAISMFDRTTREKTVATTKRMKEAVSYYASNRSELQDLIEEKVLAAKVLCDSVSENVNTLAEKVDEFKELPSTIQGMISDTKSAFSSPDKE; translated from the coding sequence ATGGGACAAAGTAAATTATTAGCATCTATCGTCGTAGGCGCAGCTGTAGGGGCTGCAATAAGCATGTTTGATCGTACTACACGAGAAAAAACAGTCGCTACAACAAAAAGAATGAAAGAAGCGGTATCTTATTACGCATCAAACCGAAGTGAACTGCAAGACCTAATTGAAGAAAAGGTGTTAGCAGCAAAAGTACTTTGCGATAGTGTGTCAGAAAATGTAAACACGCTAGCCGAGAAAGTTGATGAGTTTAAAGAATTGCCTTCTACAATTCAAGGGATGATTAGCGATACTAAATCAGCCTTCTCTTCGCCAGATAAAGAATAA
- a CDS encoding YihY/virulence factor BrkB family protein encodes MEKRKASIHSTIGEVKSFFSPNEDAVDVMTSKGFIQDLMLRIQRVEISALGAQLAYFFLLSFFPLLIFLVTLLPYLNLETTQVYSFLVNLMPDEVYRLIESTLNEVLTNRNSSLLSIGVLGTIWSASKGINALIRALNKAYDTEGRVGFIDRGLSLVFTIALVIVIAVALLLPVFGQQIGHFLFSIVSIEDEFESLWRNIRWSMPPLLIFLLLMAIYWLVPNTSPRLKIMGVWPGAIFSTLAWLVVTYGFSFYISNFGNYSATYGSIGGVIILMLWLYFTGMIIIFGGVLNATMQKRALQKAEGAIK; translated from the coding sequence ATGGAAAAGAGAAAAGCATCCATACATTCAACGATTGGTGAGGTTAAGTCGTTTTTCTCACCAAATGAAGATGCGGTAGATGTGATGACATCGAAAGGCTTTATCCAAGATTTAATGCTTCGCATACAACGCGTTGAAATATCAGCTCTTGGGGCACAACTTGCTTATTTCTTTTTACTTTCTTTCTTCCCCCTATTAATTTTCCTTGTTACCCTATTGCCATATTTAAACTTAGAGACAACGCAAGTGTACTCGTTTTTAGTCAATCTAATGCCAGATGAAGTATATAGGCTTATTGAAAGTACATTAAATGAAGTATTAACAAATCGCAATAGTAGTTTATTATCCATCGGGGTACTAGGGACAATATGGTCTGCTTCAAAAGGAATAAATGCGTTAATAAGAGCTCTAAATAAAGCGTACGATACGGAAGGTAGAGTAGGCTTTATAGACAGAGGGCTCTCACTTGTATTTACTATAGCTTTAGTTATTGTAATTGCAGTAGCTCTTCTATTACCTGTCTTTGGACAGCAAATTGGGCATTTTTTGTTTTCAATTGTTAGCATTGAAGATGAGTTTGAGTCTCTTTGGCGTAATATTCGTTGGTCAATGCCGCCATTACTTATCTTTTTACTGTTGATGGCAATTTATTGGTTAGTACCGAATACAAGCCCACGATTGAAAATAATGGGTGTATGGCCAGGGGCAATATTTTCTACGCTTGCATGGCTCGTTGTGACATATGGTTTTTCTTTTTATATAAGTAACTTTGGAAATTATTCTGCTACATACGGTAGTATTGGTGGCGTTATTATTTTAATGCTATGGCTGTATTTTACAGGGATGATAATAATTTTTGGTGGTGTGTTAAATGCCACAATGCAAAAAAGAGCCTTGCAAAAAGCTGAAGGTGCTATTAAATAA